Proteins from a genomic interval of Paraburkholderia sp. FT54:
- a CDS encoding HNH endonuclease, whose amino-acid sequence MPRADVLVNDENGVPLANCTHARADVLLKKGHAVEVCAVPLTVRLTRPIGNPSPPSPSSGVCGSQDKKRRRQIARLRDRDGTDCFYCGVGMPEDDTTIEHILAKSDGGTDHPSNLVLTHSDCNARASNMPVNRKVQLRERLRQSKSPTDPSMGDAAHQTHREDYARMLDSVGVSELAAGMRNRAA is encoded by the coding sequence ATGCCACGTGCCGACGTATTGGTGAACGACGAAAATGGCGTCCCACTCGCGAATTGTACGCACGCGCGAGCAGACGTCCTGCTAAAGAAAGGGCACGCAGTCGAAGTTTGCGCGGTGCCGCTTACCGTCCGGCTCACCCGGCCTATTGGCAATCCTTCGCCTCCATCACCTTCTAGCGGAGTGTGCGGGAGTCAAGACAAAAAACGTCGCCGACAAATCGCCAGATTACGCGACCGTGATGGGACAGATTGCTTCTATTGCGGCGTTGGCATGCCTGAAGACGACACCACCATAGAACATATCCTCGCCAAATCGGATGGGGGCACGGATCACCCGTCAAATCTTGTTTTGACGCATTCGGACTGTAACGCAAGGGCCTCTAATATGCCGGTCAACCGGAAGGTGCAACTCCGCGAGCGGCTACGACAATCGAAAAGCCCGACGGACCCGAGCATGGGCGACGCGGCCCACCAGACGCACAGGGAGGACTACGCCAGAATGCTTGATAGCGTCGGTGTGTCCGAGCTGGCCGCTGGCATGCGCAATCGTGCCGCGTAG
- a CDS encoding TonB-dependent receptor, whose translation MPNRHMTGLLVGLVSGATMSGAYAADTATLQGHVLSSANKRPLAGARIQIRETGTSTTTSSDGAFSFASLAAGQYTLVITPTRAAAVERTVVVRENATTSDDLTMDAAVPSLDRVTVTSRRSANVVARATQQNAANMVNIQTADDIRKLPDVSAAEAVARAPGVSLETDSGEGRYVNIRGLDTNLNSTSFAGIHLPPTNPASAQNGGRAVALDTIPAGMIGQILVTYTNKPEQDADALGGTIDISPRKLPPSGKPFLDARLGSGVETLRGSTIQDVEMTAGARFGAQGIAGLGSGITSYSDAPFTFIGTFAYNQDHRGVDDEENAYVDAPGIPNKAYAQTDPRYYNYHRKRLGYGGELDFQPNADNKWYFRYYNFGYTENVNRQDLQTNFTGNPVQNADGTLTDTATYAKGLRDEKETLRTQLFALGGENSIGPGKIDYRAGFTSGTYDKPYDLNSTFNNGAPATVTYYPGSDYATQSIVSGPNPADPAGYTLGQIVNSSQYVKTNEWSANVNYTLPSHFTSAEDEQFKFGAGLRRMTFASAQSNYTYAPAAGIPLSQAVFGAPIVFYNGMYNIGPAISDGVMSGLYGAAAANGNVTAYPLKDAAAFSAINENIYSMYGQYQFGWGRLGVLAGLRGEWTQDSFDGNLINGSSVTPNRTANNYFNLFPSVQLRYDFTPTLVGRAIYSTTIARPGFAQSSASVMADPGTGTVTTGNPNLKPTTSQNFDIQFEKYLPHGGIISLGAFDKSMTDYVVGQSSTVFSSPYLPGYSGPIKLVSFANVSSARVRGVTANYEQHFTQLPGFLSGLGAGANWTWTNSHLDIRPGDDHTLPSGPRNSYNASVFYERGPLDMRLSASYVGKSLWAVGSSAATDVYTASRFSLDFGGSYQIRKDVGIYLDVRNILNTPLKFYEGSPDRPIQREFYGPTVMVGLTINE comes from the coding sequence ATGCCGAACAGGCATATGACAGGGCTGTTGGTGGGACTGGTGAGCGGCGCGACAATGAGCGGCGCGTATGCGGCGGATACGGCGACGTTGCAGGGTCACGTGCTGTCGAGCGCGAACAAGCGTCCGCTCGCCGGCGCCCGGATTCAGATTCGCGAGACGGGGACGAGCACCACCACCTCGTCTGATGGCGCTTTTAGTTTTGCCAGTCTTGCGGCAGGGCAATACACACTGGTCATCACGCCGACTCGCGCTGCCGCCGTCGAACGGACTGTGGTGGTGCGCGAGAACGCCACGACAAGCGACGACCTCACCATGGACGCAGCCGTTCCCTCGCTCGACCGCGTAACTGTCACGTCGCGGCGCAGCGCAAACGTTGTCGCGCGGGCGACCCAGCAGAACGCGGCGAACATGGTGAACATCCAGACTGCTGACGACATCCGCAAATTGCCCGACGTCAGTGCTGCGGAAGCGGTTGCTCGCGCGCCGGGCGTGTCGCTTGAAACGGATTCGGGTGAGGGCCGGTACGTCAACATTCGAGGTCTCGATACCAACCTGAACAGCACGAGCTTTGCGGGCATCCATTTGCCGCCGACCAACCCGGCTTCAGCCCAGAACGGCGGGCGTGCTGTCGCGCTCGATACGATTCCGGCCGGCATGATCGGGCAGATCCTCGTGACCTACACCAACAAGCCGGAGCAGGATGCGGATGCGCTCGGCGGCACGATCGACATTTCGCCTCGCAAGTTGCCCCCGTCGGGCAAGCCGTTCCTGGACGCCAGGCTCGGTTCAGGTGTCGAGACGCTGCGCGGTAGCACAATTCAGGATGTCGAGATGACAGCGGGTGCTCGCTTCGGCGCGCAAGGCATTGCCGGTCTCGGTTCGGGCATTACGTCATATTCCGACGCGCCGTTCACCTTCATCGGTACCTTTGCCTACAACCAGGACCATCGCGGCGTCGATGACGAAGAAAACGCCTATGTCGATGCGCCGGGCATTCCGAACAAGGCCTACGCCCAAACCGACCCGCGTTACTACAACTATCATCGCAAGCGCCTTGGCTACGGCGGCGAACTGGACTTTCAGCCTAACGCCGACAACAAATGGTATTTCCGCTACTACAACTTCGGCTATACGGAGAACGTGAACCGGCAAGATCTGCAGACCAACTTCACTGGCAATCCAGTCCAGAATGCGGACGGCACGCTCACGGATACGGCGACCTATGCGAAGGGATTGCGCGACGAGAAGGAGACGCTGCGAACGCAACTCTTTGCGCTAGGCGGTGAAAACAGCATCGGCCCCGGGAAAATCGATTATCGCGCCGGCTTCACCAGTGGCACTTACGACAAACCGTACGACCTGAATTCGACGTTCAACAACGGCGCCCCGGCCACGGTGACGTATTACCCCGGCTCTGACTACGCGACGCAATCGATCGTGTCCGGTCCGAACCCGGCTGATCCCGCCGGCTACACGCTGGGCCAGATCGTCAACTCGTCGCAGTATGTCAAGACCAATGAGTGGTCGGCCAACGTCAACTACACGCTGCCGAGTCACTTCACGAGTGCCGAGGACGAGCAGTTCAAGTTCGGTGCCGGCCTGCGCCGAATGACCTTCGCCAGCGCGCAGAGCAACTACACGTACGCGCCGGCCGCGGGAATCCCGCTGTCGCAGGCGGTGTTCGGCGCTCCGATCGTTTTCTACAACGGCATGTACAACATCGGGCCGGCCATCAGCGATGGCGTCATGAGCGGCCTCTATGGTGCCGCTGCAGCCAACGGTAACGTCACGGCCTACCCGTTGAAGGACGCCGCCGCGTTCTCGGCTATCAACGAGAACATCTACAGCATGTATGGCCAGTATCAGTTCGGCTGGGGCCGCCTGGGCGTGCTCGCGGGGCTGCGGGGCGAATGGACGCAGGATAGCTTCGACGGCAATCTGATCAACGGCAGTTCGGTCACGCCAAACCGGACGGCGAACAACTACTTCAATCTGTTTCCGTCCGTGCAGTTGCGCTACGACTTCACACCGACGCTGGTGGGTCGCGCGATCTATTCGACCACGATCGCGCGTCCGGGCTTTGCCCAGAGTAGTGCGTCGGTCATGGCCGATCCGGGAACGGGAACCGTGACCACCGGCAACCCGAACCTGAAGCCGACCACTTCGCAGAACTTCGATATTCAGTTCGAGAAGTATCTGCCGCATGGCGGGATCATTTCGCTCGGCGCGTTCGACAAGTCGATGACCGACTACGTCGTGGGCCAGTCATCTACCGTCTTCAGCTCGCCTTATCTCCCGGGGTATTCCGGCCCCATCAAGCTCGTAAGCTTTGCCAACGTCTCGTCGGCACGTGTGCGCGGTGTCACCGCCAACTATGAGCAGCACTTTACGCAGTTGCCGGGGTTCTTGAGCGGCCTGGGCGCAGGCGCGAACTGGACATGGACCAATTCGCACCTGGATATTCGCCCGGGCGACGACCACACGCTGCCATCTGGTCCGCGCAATTCGTATAACGCCAGCGTGTTCTACGAGCGTGGTCCGTTGGACATGCGCCTGTCGGCCTCCTATGTGGGCAAGAGCCTGTGGGCGGTGGGCAGTTCTGCTGCAACCGACGTCTATACGGCGTCGCGCTTCTCGCTCGACTTCGGCGGCAGTTATCAGATCAGAAAGGATGTTGGCATCTATCTCGACGTTCGCAACATCCTGAACACGCCGCTGAAGTTCTACGAGGGCTCGCCGGATCGTCCGATCCAGCGCGAGTTCTACGGCCCGACCGTGATGGTTGGTTTGACGATCAACGAATAA
- a CDS encoding MotA/TolQ/ExbB proton channel family protein: protein MLRIIIDSSLQSFGLLPLMAVIFVAALAIIIERAIFFGTSVRSGVSLEYDLKQVGRAKADDVKKLVQHYQGSVQSELMRSAIESQGQPVEDFEREVEESIMLQMRKLDRNLWVLDTAVTLGPLLGLLGTIIGMIGSFNILGSSGTGDPMAVSGGIAHALIATACGLTIALVGVVALNYLNKRVRMVLLQMDIIKSMLVTRLAA from the coding sequence ATGCTTCGTATCATTATCGACTCATCGCTTCAGTCATTCGGCTTGTTGCCCTTGATGGCAGTGATCTTTGTGGCCGCGCTCGCGATCATCATCGAACGCGCGATTTTCTTCGGCACGTCCGTGCGCAGCGGCGTCAGCCTCGAATACGACCTCAAGCAGGTAGGCCGCGCCAAGGCCGACGATGTGAAGAAACTCGTTCAACATTACCAGGGATCGGTGCAAAGCGAACTGATGAGGTCCGCGATCGAATCGCAGGGCCAACCTGTGGAAGACTTCGAGCGCGAAGTTGAAGAAAGCATCATGTTACAGATGAGAAAGCTCGACCGTAACCTGTGGGTGCTGGATACCGCGGTGACCCTCGGGCCGTTGCTCGGCCTGCTGGGCACCATTATCGGCATGATCGGCTCGTTCAATATTCTGGGCTCGTCGGGAACCGGCGATCCGATGGCCGTCTCCGGCGGCATCGCGCACGCGCTGATCGCCACCGCTTGCGGCCTGACGATCGCTCTCGTCGGCGTCGTGGCGCTCAACTATCTGAACAAGCGCGTGCGAATGGTTCTTCTGCAGATGGACATCATCAAGTCGATGCTCGTCACGCGGCTTGCCGCTTGA
- a CDS encoding IS6 family transposase, with protein sequence MKSLEELFAGRHFDRDVIILCVRWYLRYELSLHDLAEMMAERGLSLAHTTILRWVRRFAPEFVKRWNRFCRPTGQSWRVDETYLKLHGKWVYLYRAVDRAGQTVDFMLSARRDVKAAKAFFRKAIKHQGQPPKTITLDGYGASHRAVREMKADGLLPEDTKVRSSKYLNNLVEQDHRNIKSRTKVMLGFKRFRNAAITLSGIELVHRIRKGQFSLAKLRLKDTAAPAVWMAVLSA encoded by the coding sequence CTGAAGAGTCTGGAGGAACTGTTCGCGGGCCGTCATTTTGACCGCGATGTGATCATTCTGTGTGTTCGCTGGTACCTGCGCTACGAGCTTAGCCTGCACGATCTGGCCGAAATGATGGCGGAACGGGGTCTGTCGCTGGCGCACACGACGATCCTGCGCTGGGTGCGTCGCTTTGCGCCGGAATTCGTCAAACGGTGGAACCGCTTTTGCAGGCCCACCGGCCAGTCGTGGCGTGTCGACGAGACTTACCTCAAGCTGCACGGCAAGTGGGTCTATCTTTATCGGGCGGTGGATCGGGCAGGTCAGACGGTCGACTTCATGCTCAGCGCCAGGCGTGACGTGAAGGCGGCAAAAGCGTTTTTCAGGAAGGCAATCAAACATCAAGGCCAGCCGCCGAAGACCATCACGCTTGATGGCTACGGCGCCTCGCACCGCGCCGTGCGCGAGATGAAGGCCGATGGCTTGCTGCCGGAGGACACGAAGGTCCGATCCTCGAAATATCTCAATAATCTGGTCGAGCAGGACCACCGCAACATCAAGTCCCGGACGAAAGTCATGCTCGGCTTCAAACGTTTCCGGAACGCAGCGATCACTCTCTCAGGTATTGAACTGGTACATCGTATTCGCAAGGGCCAATTCAGCCTCGCGAAACTCCGCCTCAAAGATACCGCTGCGCCCGCTGTCTGGATGGCCGTCCTGTCTGCCTGA
- a CDS encoding energy transducer TonB — protein MTIAILAAFAIEGMLIAAMMSVHMPAPKPAHVSPVMQMRIVKAVTPPPPPPPPPVIRKVVKQQSDLPVPKPVARPAAPVQRHAATPTAAPAPVVPTPVATQEAPSTAHAAPAASGPSTAGSSNTSAAAAAPADIAIVCPVQAKPDMPPRALAEGISGEVTARATIEGGRVARVDIVKSTPPGVFDGSVRRAMAQYQCKVDGGGQVVVEQSFDFTQTD, from the coding sequence ATGACCATCGCCATTCTCGCTGCGTTTGCAATCGAGGGGATGCTGATAGCGGCTATGATGTCGGTGCATATGCCCGCTCCGAAGCCGGCACACGTGTCACCGGTCATGCAGATGCGGATTGTCAAAGCCGTTACGCCACCGCCGCCTCCGCCACCACCGCCGGTCATCAGGAAAGTGGTGAAGCAGCAATCGGATCTTCCGGTGCCAAAACCGGTGGCACGACCGGCTGCCCCAGTACAACGTCACGCTGCCACGCCGACAGCCGCACCGGCGCCGGTTGTTCCGACGCCCGTCGCGACACAGGAGGCGCCTTCTACGGCGCATGCTGCGCCAGCCGCGTCGGGTCCTTCAACCGCGGGATCCAGCAACACGAGCGCTGCCGCTGCGGCACCCGCCGACATTGCAATTGTGTGTCCGGTGCAGGCGAAGCCCGACATGCCGCCGCGGGCGTTAGCCGAGGGAATCTCCGGCGAAGTCACGGCGCGTGCGACGATCGAAGGCGGCAGGGTCGCCCGGGTCGATATCGTCAAGTCGACGCCTCCGGGGGTTTTTGACGGATCGGTACGACGTGCGATGGCTCAGTACCAATGCAAGGTCGACGGCGGTGGTCAGGTCGTGGTCGAGCAATCGTTTGATTTCACGCAGACCGACTAG
- a CDS encoding DUF2471 family protein, whose translation MDALYAADADLKDAVPAAVLRHSAAGALTWTLIHQIGSEVLAEVASSGKHSARMLGILKASPAMGYPKDDRPVSFEGLDVVPSVFGASYAEWNRVN comes from the coding sequence ATGGACGCGTTGTATGCCGCAGATGCGGATCTCAAAGACGCTGTGCCCGCCGCTGTGCTACGTCATAGCGCGGCAGGAGCGCTGACCTGGACGCTGATCCATCAAATCGGGTCAGAAGTCCTCGCTGAGGTAGCGTCTTCAGGCAAACATAGCGCTCGCATGCTCGGCATCCTGAAGGCGTCTCCTGCGATGGGCTATCCAAAAGACGACCGACCGGTGTCGTTTGAAGGCCTCGACGTTGTTCCCTCTGTCTTCGGCGCGAGTTACGCCGAGTGGAATCGCGTCAACTGA
- a CDS encoding biopolymer transporter ExbD: MRNHRAHYFGNEEKPRIEIIPMIDIMMFLLVFFMLVMLKMIQGTGLKLELPQSSTATQLNTVDVMVGVEKDGELHLDRNDISAPQLTARLKDMEATKQVNVTIAGDKGVEYETIIKTMDLVRSAGISSVALATDAQ; this comes from the coding sequence GTGAGAAACCATCGGGCTCACTACTTTGGCAATGAAGAGAAACCACGGATCGAGATCATTCCGATGATCGACATCATGATGTTTCTGCTCGTTTTCTTCATGCTTGTCATGCTCAAGATGATTCAGGGCACTGGACTCAAGCTGGAATTGCCGCAATCGTCCACCGCGACGCAACTCAACACGGTTGACGTGATGGTCGGGGTGGAGAAGGACGGAGAACTGCACCTCGACCGGAACGACATTTCTGCGCCGCAACTCACTGCACGCCTGAAGGACATGGAGGCCACGAAGCAGGTCAATGTGACGATTGCGGGCGACAAGGGAGTCGAGTACGAGACGATCATCAAAACCATGGATCTGGTGCGCTCTGCGGGGATCAGTTCGGTCGCGCTCGCGACCGATGCGCAATAG